A section of the Flaviflexus equikiangi genome encodes:
- a CDS encoding AMIN-like domain-containing (lipo)protein, whose protein sequence is MKRILGALAVTSLLAACTTDEPAESPATDSQAATETTEAATETTEAPTDDPGGSDPGTEPAETESGDPSNTVDASEFTLDPSSSADYPDLAGQFLPVGARVGGHDGYDRVVIDYDGSEGVLNWSASYEDAAIQDGSGFELDMAGEKFLTVWVSGVRYPTEADGEITISGLDQSDIVADIRVDSAFEGMHLVFIGVEEPVPYRVEVFDDPTRIVIDLLDD, encoded by the coding sequence ATGAAGAGAATTCTTGGCGCTCTGGCCGTGACGAGCCTGCTCGCGGCATGTACGACTGACGAACCTGCCGAGAGCCCGGCAACGGACTCGCAGGCCGCCACGGAAACGACCGAGGCCGCCACGGAAACGACCGAGGCACCTACGGACGATCCGGGCGGCTCAGATCCCGGCACGGAGCCTGCCGAGACGGAATCTGGCGATCCGAGCAACACTGTCGACGCATCCGAGTTCACTCTCGACCCATCATCGTCCGCCGACTATCCCGACCTTGCCGGACAGTTCCTGCCGGTCGGGGCGCGTGTCGGCGGCCACGACGGTTATGACAGGGTCGTCATCGACTATGACGGTTCGGAGGGCGTGCTCAACTGGTCGGCTTCCTATGAGGATGCTGCGATCCAGGACGGTTCCGGTTTCGAGCTGGACATGGCGGGAGAGAAGTTCTTGACCGTCTGGGTGTCCGGGGTGCGCTATCCGACGGAGGCAGACGGCGAGATCACCATCTCGGGTCTCGACCAGTCAGACATCGTTGCGGACATCCGCGTCGACTCAGCATTCGAGGGGATGCACCTCGTCTTCATCGGCGTCGAGGAGCCCGTCCCCTACCGGGTCGAGGTCTTCGACGACCCGACACGGATCGTCATCGATCTGCTTGACGACTGA
- a CDS encoding trans-sulfuration enzyme family protein: MTNPATILAQSGRPDRIQGSPVNPPIVLSSTYRNSGTEPGNIYARWDTETWNPFEETLAALEGSAFPALVHSSGMAAITTALHAAPPGKIVAPRHAYHASLVVAREMAEREGGQVVTVDIADTDEVVAALPGASAVLIESPTNPMLELADIPTIAAAAHDAGALVIVDNTFATPLGQQPLAMGADIVVHSATKYLAGHSDVILGAVLAATEDLHTRMWNYRTHTGAVAGPMETWLALRGMRTLSLRFERITANAAELAKRLSDHPLVEAVAHPSLPSHPHRERASKGCGVVTLRPKGGREAADRLVEATRLWLPATSLGGVESSLERRRRFVDEAPTVPEDLLRLSCGIEDIEDLWDDLDQALRHAVAGLQ; this comes from the coding sequence ATGACGAACCCAGCAACGATTCTCGCTCAATCCGGACGGCCCGATCGCATCCAGGGCAGCCCCGTCAACCCGCCGATCGTCCTCTCCTCGACGTATCGGAACTCGGGGACGGAGCCTGGAAACATCTATGCGAGATGGGACACGGAGACGTGGAATCCGTTCGAGGAGACGCTCGCGGCCTTGGAGGGTTCAGCCTTCCCCGCTCTCGTCCACTCCTCCGGCATGGCAGCGATCACAACCGCCCTTCACGCGGCCCCTCCGGGGAAGATCGTCGCCCCGAGGCACGCCTATCATGCGTCTCTCGTCGTCGCGCGAGAGATGGCGGAACGAGAGGGCGGGCAGGTTGTCACGGTCGATATCGCTGACACGGATGAGGTCGTCGCGGCGCTGCCGGGAGCGTCGGCCGTCCTGATCGAGTCCCCCACCAATCCCATGCTCGAACTGGCCGATATTCCGACGATTGCCGCAGCGGCCCACGATGCTGGGGCGCTCGTCATCGTCGACAACACGTTCGCTACCCCGCTCGGCCAGCAGCCATTGGCCATGGGCGCCGACATCGTGGTCCATTCCGCAACCAAATATCTCGCCGGTCATTCCGATGTCATCCTTGGGGCTGTCCTCGCGGCCACCGAAGATCTCCATACGAGGATGTGGAACTACCGGACCCATACGGGTGCGGTGGCGGGCCCCATGGAAACGTGGTTGGCGCTGCGCGGCATGAGAACGCTCTCCCTCCGTTTTGAGAGGATCACGGCGAACGCCGCTGAGCTTGCCAAGAGACTCAGCGACCATCCCCTCGTCGAGGCTGTCGCCCACCCATCCCTTCCCTCCCATCCCCACCGGGAGCGTGCATCGAAAGGCTGCGGTGTCGTCACCCTTCGCCCCAAGGGTGGACGCGAGGCGGCCGACAGGCTTGTCGAAGCAACACGCCTCTGGCTGCCTGCCACGTCTCTGGGCGGGGTCGAGTCGAGCCTGGAGCGCCGCAGGCGCTTCGTCGACGAAGCCCCAACGGTTCCCGAGGACCTCCTGCGCCTCTCGTGCGGGATCGAGGACATCGAGGACCTGTGGGACGATCTCGATCAGGCGCTCCGCCACGCCGTGGCAGGGTTGCAGTAG
- the leuD gene encoding 3-isopropylmalate dehydratase small subunit — protein MEKFSTHTGIGVPLHRSNVDTDQIIPAVYLKRVTRTGFEDALFAAWRNDPDFVLNQDEYKAGSVLVAGEDFGTGSSREHAVWALKDYGFRVVLAPRFADIFRGNSAKQGLVAGIITQDDCEQLWKILETEPGTEVTVDLVERTVTAGGFSTTFEIDDYTRWRLMEGLDDIGLTLRQEAAITEFEKSRQSFKPATLPAKSLPPVSIVSARPVDEEAPLA, from the coding sequence ATGGAAAAGTTCAGCACACACACCGGCATCGGCGTCCCGCTCCACCGCTCGAACGTCGACACGGACCAGATCATCCCCGCCGTCTACCTCAAGAGGGTGACGCGGACCGGCTTCGAGGATGCTCTCTTCGCTGCGTGGCGCAACGATCCCGACTTCGTCCTCAACCAGGACGAATACAAGGCAGGGTCCGTCCTCGTGGCAGGGGAGGACTTCGGCACGGGATCCTCGCGCGAACACGCCGTATGGGCTCTGAAGGACTACGGGTTCCGCGTTGTCCTGGCGCCCCGCTTCGCCGATATCTTCCGCGGCAACTCCGCGAAACAAGGTCTCGTCGCGGGAATCATCACCCAGGACGATTGCGAACAGCTGTGGAAGATTCTCGAAACGGAACCGGGCACGGAGGTGACAGTCGATCTCGTCGAACGGACCGTGACCGCGGGCGGCTTCTCGACCACGTTCGAGATCGACGACTACACGCGCTGGCGGCTCATGGAGGGCCTCGACGACATCGGCCTGACGCTCCGCCAAGAAGCCGCCATCACCGAGTTCGAGAAGTCGAGACAGTCGTTCAAGCCGGCCACATTGCCCGCGAAGAGCCTCCCGCCTGTCTCCATCGTCTCGGCACGCCCTGTCGATGAGGAAGCTCCTCTCGCCTAA
- a CDS encoding ArsR/SmtB family transcription factor, with product MTEMSRLKTLSHPLRLQILVLLDAMKEGRTSDLASELGAAANKVSYHLSILESGGLINRRVGEDARETWWSVNEEKLNPPEPDPSERGSEEGRAASFAILEYLRSLVPDLMDKDQDQSVMLGVVYLTSDQRKRLVEQMGEMYQQVRELSSTNYENGEGDLYALGAQLLPARPDQR from the coding sequence ATGACCGAGATGAGTCGTCTGAAGACACTGTCGCATCCGCTTAGGCTGCAGATACTCGTCCTACTCGATGCGATGAAGGAGGGGCGGACCTCGGACCTCGCTTCGGAGCTCGGAGCGGCGGCCAACAAGGTCTCCTACCATCTGTCCATCCTCGAATCGGGCGGACTCATCAACAGGCGGGTGGGCGAGGACGCGCGGGAGACGTGGTGGTCCGTCAACGAAGAGAAGCTCAATCCGCCCGAGCCGGATCCGTCGGAGAGGGGCTCCGAAGAGGGCAGGGCCGCGTCGTTCGCGATCCTCGAATACCTGCGCAGCCTCGTCCCAGACCTCATGGACAAGGACCAGGACCAGTCGGTTATGCTCGGTGTCGTCTATCTCACCTCTGATCAGCGCAAACGCCTGGTCGAGCAGATGGGCGAGATGTACCAACAGGTTCGCGAGCTGTCGTCGACCAATTATGAGAACGGCGAGGGCGACCTTTACGCGCTTGGCGCACAGCTCCTACCGGCGCGCCCCGACCAGCGGTAA
- a CDS encoding lysophospholipid acyltransferase family protein: MNRHESRVMPRAMRILSGPVIAFTRSIQRLDVRGADNIPAGPVIFVSNHTSHLDGFVVAVSIYEAGVPPRFVAKKELFRGPLGAFLRLIQQIEIDRDQPGGAIDQLATVLDGGDSLIIFPEGTFTHDPAGWPMRGKTGIARLAELRPDVPIIPVAHWGNERLIHQWTGRIRFSRILRRSEHVIVSFGPPLALSGDTYQEQADSVMTALAYEVARLRDELGRPMGEPPAQRYEPSQV, from the coding sequence ATGAACCGGCACGAGTCTCGGGTGATGCCGAGGGCGATGAGGATCCTCTCCGGCCCCGTCATCGCCTTCACGCGGTCGATCCAGCGCCTCGACGTGAGGGGTGCCGACAACATCCCGGCTGGGCCCGTCATCTTTGTCAGCAACCATACGAGCCACCTCGACGGCTTCGTCGTGGCCGTCTCCATCTACGAGGCGGGTGTCCCGCCGCGCTTCGTCGCGAAGAAGGAACTGTTCCGGGGTCCCCTCGGAGCGTTCCTCCGCCTTATCCAGCAGATCGAGATCGACCGAGATCAGCCCGGCGGTGCCATCGACCAACTGGCAACCGTCCTCGACGGCGGGGACAGTCTCATCATCTTCCCCGAGGGGACCTTCACCCACGACCCGGCGGGATGGCCGATGAGGGGGAAGACCGGTATCGCCAGGCTTGCCGAACTCCGCCCAGACGTTCCGATCATCCCCGTCGCGCACTGGGGCAACGAACGGCTCATCCACCAGTGGACCGGCAGGATTCGGTTCTCCAGGATCCTGCGCCGCAGCGAGCACGTCATCGTCTCCTTCGGGCCGCCTCTGGCCCTGTCCGGGGATACCTACCAGGAGCAGGCCGACAGTGTCATGACGGCTCTTGCATACGAGGTCGCCCGACTACGCGACGAACTGGGACGACCGATGGGGGAACCGCCCGCACAACGCTATGAACCGTCTCAGGTTTGA
- a CDS encoding IclR family transcriptional regulator, with translation MDTSQGSGVGVLDKAASVLGALESGPHTLAQLVSATHLARPTAHRLAVALEYHRFVTRDMQGRFILGPRMEELASAAGGDPLLAAAKPVLIALRDHTGESAQLFRRQGDVRICVAAAERNLGGLRDSIPVGAALSMLAGSAAQVLLAWEEPDRLHRGLHGANFTATTLSAVRRRRWAQSVAEREAGVASISAPVWGPSGRVVAAVSISGPIERMGRQPGRQHSVSVVAAANRLTEVLKRSEDY, from the coding sequence ATGGACACTTCACAGGGATCAGGCGTCGGCGTTCTCGACAAGGCCGCATCGGTTCTCGGCGCTCTCGAGTCGGGCCCGCACACTCTCGCCCAGCTGGTCAGCGCCACTCATCTCGCGAGACCAACAGCACACCGTCTCGCCGTCGCCCTGGAGTATCACCGCTTCGTGACGAGAGACATGCAGGGGAGGTTCATCCTCGGCCCGCGCATGGAGGAGCTCGCAAGCGCGGCAGGCGGCGATCCCCTTCTCGCCGCCGCGAAACCCGTCCTCATCGCACTGCGTGACCACACGGGCGAGTCCGCTCAACTCTTCCGCCGCCAGGGCGACGTCAGGATCTGCGTCGCGGCCGCTGAGCGCAATCTCGGCGGACTGCGGGACTCGATCCCGGTCGGGGCGGCCCTGTCGATGCTGGCAGGATCGGCAGCTCAGGTGCTCCTCGCATGGGAGGAGCCCGATCGCCTGCACCGCGGCCTCCATGGCGCGAACTTCACGGCGACAACGCTCTCTGCCGTTCGCCGCCGCCGGTGGGCCCAGTCCGTGGCCGAGCGGGAAGCCGGCGTCGCCTCGATCTCTGCCCCCGTGTGGGGACCGAGCGGGCGTGTTGTCGCCGCCGTCTCGATCTCCGGCCCGATCGAACGCATGGGACGCCAGCCCGGCCGGCAGCATTCCGTCTCGGTCGTGGCCGCAGCCAACCGGCTCACCGAGGTTCTGAAGCGCTCCGAGGACTACTGA
- the leuC gene encoding 3-isopropylmalate dehydratase large subunit, protein MGTTLAEKVWKSHIVSRGEDGAPDLLYIDLHLVHEVTSPQAFEGLRLAGRPVRRPDLTIATEDHNVPTLNIDLPIADRISAKQIDTLRKNAEDFGIRLHSLGDSEQGIVHVVGPQLGLTQPGLTVVCGDSHTSTHGAFGSLAMGIGTSEVEHVLATQTLPLQPFKTMAINVNGTLRPGTTAKDIILAIIAKIGTGGGAGYVLEYRGEAIEALSMEARMTICNMSIEAGARAGMIAPDETTFDYLKGRPHAPEGEEWDRAVEYWRSLRTDDDATFDAEVDLDADDLEPFVTWGTNPGQGLPISASIPDPEDFADESQRHAAQRALDYMGLEPGTKIKDIRVDTVFMGSCTNGRIEDLRNIAEVIKGQKKDPNVRVMVVPGSARVRLQAEAEGLDRVFTEFGAEWRNAGCSMCLGMNPDQLQPGERAASTSNRNFEGRQGKGGRTHLVSPLVAAATAIRGTISTPSDL, encoded by the coding sequence ATGGGGACGACCCTGGCCGAGAAGGTTTGGAAGTCGCACATCGTCTCACGCGGCGAAGACGGCGCTCCGGATCTCCTGTATATCGATCTTCATCTCGTCCACGAGGTCACCAGCCCGCAGGCTTTCGAAGGATTGCGCTTGGCGGGGCGCCCGGTCCGCAGGCCCGATCTCACGATCGCAACCGAAGACCACAACGTTCCGACCCTCAACATCGATCTGCCGATCGCTGACCGCATCTCCGCGAAACAGATCGACACGCTGCGCAAGAATGCCGAAGACTTCGGGATCCGCCTCCACTCTCTCGGAGACTCCGAGCAGGGCATCGTCCACGTGGTCGGGCCTCAGCTCGGTCTCACCCAGCCCGGCTTGACCGTCGTGTGCGGCGACTCCCACACATCGACGCACGGTGCGTTCGGATCTCTCGCCATGGGCATCGGCACCTCCGAGGTCGAGCACGTCCTGGCGACGCAGACTCTGCCACTCCAGCCGTTCAAGACCATGGCGATCAACGTCAACGGAACCCTCCGTCCGGGCACGACCGCGAAAGACATCATTCTCGCGATCATCGCGAAGATCGGCACGGGCGGCGGCGCTGGCTACGTCCTCGAATACCGCGGGGAAGCGATCGAGGCCTTGTCGATGGAGGCGCGCATGACCATCTGCAACATGTCGATCGAAGCGGGTGCCCGCGCAGGCATGATCGCACCCGACGAGACAACCTTCGACTATCTCAAAGGCCGCCCGCACGCCCCCGAGGGCGAGGAGTGGGATCGTGCCGTCGAATACTGGCGTTCGCTCCGCACCGACGACGATGCGACATTCGATGCGGAAGTCGACCTCGATGCCGATGACCTCGAACCGTTCGTCACCTGGGGGACCAACCCAGGGCAGGGCCTGCCGATCTCGGCCTCGATCCCCGATCCCGAGGATTTCGCCGACGAGAGCCAGCGCCACGCAGCCCAGCGCGCCCTCGACTACATGGGTCTGGAGCCGGGAACGAAGATCAAGGACATTCGCGTCGACACCGTCTTCATGGGCTCGTGCACCAACGGCCGCATCGAAGACCTGCGGAACATTGCCGAGGTGATCAAGGGACAGAAGAAGGATCCGAACGTGCGTGTCATGGTCGTGCCGGGATCGGCACGCGTCCGCCTCCAGGCCGAGGCTGAGGGCCTTGATCGTGTCTTCACCGAGTTCGGCGCCGAATGGCGGAACGCGGGATGCTCGATGTGCCTCGGCATGAACCCGGACCAGCTGCAGCCGGGCGAACGCGCCGCCTCCACGTCGAACCGCAACTTCGAAGGGCGCCAAGGAAAGGGTGGGCGTACCCACCTCGTGTCCCCGCTCGTCGCAGCCGCCACCGCTATTCGCGGCACTATCTCCACCCCGTCGGACCTGTAA
- a CDS encoding GNAT family N-acetyltransferase codes for METLKIVTTADVDELADLLVRSREYLAPFEPRREDSYFSAEYQRKLITAKLAAHESGSEVPFLILHDGMIVGQLTLDRIEFGPLQSADIGYWVAQDHCGRGIATRAVSEVLDYAWHELGLCRIQAATLPENEPSITVLRRNGFALCGTARSYMEIAGERRDHLVFERILAEAVKGRDGEPVIVR; via the coding sequence ATGGAAACCCTGAAGATTGTCACCACTGCGGATGTCGATGAACTCGCTGACCTCCTGGTGCGATCGCGAGAATACCTCGCGCCGTTCGAACCGCGGCGCGAGGATTCTTATTTCTCGGCCGAATATCAGCGCAAGCTCATCACAGCCAAGCTCGCGGCCCACGAATCAGGCTCCGAAGTTCCCTTCCTCATCCTTCATGATGGAATGATCGTCGGCCAGCTCACACTCGACAGGATCGAGTTCGGGCCCCTCCAGAGCGCCGACATCGGCTACTGGGTCGCCCAGGACCACTGCGGCCGCGGCATAGCGACAAGGGCAGTCTCGGAGGTGCTCGACTACGCGTGGCACGAGCTGGGTCTGTGCCGGATCCAGGCCGCAACGCTCCCGGAGAATGAGCCGTCGATCACCGTCCTGCGCCGCAACGGATTCGCCCTCTGCGGCACGGCGCGCTCCTACATGGAAATCGCGGGGGAGCGACGCGACCACCTCGTGTTCGAGCGCATCCTCGCAGAGGCGGTCAAGGGAAGGGACGGAGAGCCCGTCATCGTCCGATAG
- a CDS encoding MFS transporter: METKHGSASIWSNRDYVWWLAGDTTGMIGRVFSLLIVSFVVFDLTASEASAGTLQTIILVLMLVASIPGGVVVDRMDRRRLIYIYAILGSVVSGGIFLYVYSGNLTYLAFTILMSVLALVHGFFGEATNAALRSIMSGGDFVKAQAANQGRDAAVQLIARPLSGFFYGLFAWLPFLISTVFSAAQGLVFTRVKTSLVPADEMQPVPAAAVADGGAAQDIVEDLPVEAQPPRSTMREDFFEGLRYLSSRRTLLVLGVIITLVNLGMAGVQSLMMLSLIAQGYPAVEVGYLGMAIGLGVILSSTVAGRIAGEHPTGLITVGSLAWFTLSTAPLLLSDGYWVMMGISFAIGLCVPITNAALLGYVLGRTPQSFQGRVSSLLGVVAQALSAFAPLIAGITLEAYSYHLAAIIFVAISAAGAVIAILSPRVRRIPRPSEWESYDRDESSEDTVASA; the protein is encoded by the coding sequence ATGGAAACGAAACATGGCTCCGCCTCGATCTGGTCGAACCGTGATTACGTGTGGTGGCTGGCGGGGGATACGACCGGAATGATCGGGCGCGTGTTCTCGCTCCTCATCGTCAGCTTCGTCGTCTTCGACCTCACGGCCTCCGAGGCGTCCGCGGGCACACTCCAGACCATCATCCTCGTGCTCATGCTGGTGGCATCGATCCCGGGCGGCGTCGTCGTCGACCGCATGGACCGCCGGCGGCTCATCTACATCTACGCCATCCTCGGGTCCGTCGTCAGCGGCGGGATCTTCCTCTACGTGTACTCGGGAAATCTCACCTACCTCGCCTTCACCATCCTCATGAGCGTCCTTGCGCTCGTCCACGGCTTCTTCGGTGAGGCGACAAACGCCGCTCTTCGATCGATCATGTCGGGCGGGGATTTCGTCAAGGCGCAGGCCGCGAACCAGGGGAGGGATGCGGCCGTCCAGCTTATCGCGCGGCCCCTGTCGGGCTTCTTCTACGGGCTGTTCGCCTGGCTGCCCTTCCTCATCTCCACGGTCTTCTCCGCCGCCCAGGGCCTCGTCTTCACGCGTGTGAAGACGTCTCTCGTCCCCGCCGACGAGATGCAGCCCGTCCCGGCTGCGGCAGTTGCGGACGGCGGAGCGGCACAGGATATTGTCGAGGACCTGCCCGTCGAAGCTCAGCCGCCGCGGTCGACCATGCGGGAGGACTTCTTCGAGGGCCTTCGCTACCTCTCGAGCAGGCGGACACTCCTCGTGCTCGGCGTCATCATCACGCTCGTCAATCTCGGCATGGCGGGCGTCCAGTCGCTCATGATGCTTTCCCTCATCGCCCAGGGCTACCCGGCGGTCGAGGTCGGATACCTCGGCATGGCGATCGGCCTCGGTGTCATCCTCTCCTCGACTGTGGCGGGCCGCATCGCCGGCGAGCACCCCACCGGTCTCATCACGGTCGGCTCCCTCGCCTGGTTCACCCTGAGCACGGCCCCGCTTCTCCTCTCCGATGGATACTGGGTGATGATGGGTATCTCGTTCGCGATCGGGCTGTGCGTGCCAATCACCAACGCCGCCCTTCTCGGTTACGTTCTCGGCCGCACGCCCCAGTCCTTCCAGGGGCGGGTCAGCAGCCTCCTCGGCGTCGTCGCCCAGGCTCTATCGGCGTTCGCGCCGCTGATCGCCGGCATCACCCTCGAGGCCTACAGCTATCACCTCGCTGCGATCATCTTCGTCGCGATCTCAGCGGCGGGCGCCGTCATCGCGATACTATCGCCACGAGTGCGCCGCATTCCCCGGCCGTCAGAATGGGAGAGCTATGACCGAGATGAGTCGTCTGAAGACACTGTCGCATCCGCTTAG
- a CDS encoding IS3 family transposase (programmed frameshift) encodes MPKKIDPAVKDRAVRLVRDHRADYPSTARAIAAVAIQEGIGRESLRRWVAQADIDAGQREGKTSEELAEIRQLKAENKRLREDVAVLRAATNFLRGGTRPPQPLILGFIDEVRSQGHAVESILRVLRQEGVKIAARTYRSWKQGTISQLTITDAHVIDAVRSAAWQEEQLPNGTVRRRMTPEGMYGRKKMTALIRRTAIADASWGAIDRAMRFLGLSGVTRAKAIRTTIPGKDGNRAGDLLDRNFTAPRPDHTWVMDFTYVRTWAGFVYVAFILDVFSQRIVAWHAQTTMHANLVMTPLRMALWERERQGHPIKPRQLRAHSDAGSQYTAVTYTERLALEGISPSIGTVGDAFDNALMETINGLYKAECIRTTIFHEGPFKTITDVEYATSGWVDWYNNRRLHGSLAMVNPNEYEQTYYAALDRELLPV; translated from the exons ATGCCAAAGAAGATTGACCCCGCAGTGAAGGATCGGGCCGTACGTCTGGTACGCGACCATCGCGCGGATTACCCCTCAACCGCGCGAGCAATCGCTGCCGTTGCAATCCAAGAGGGAATCGGACGGGAATCATTGCGCCGCTGGGTTGCACAGGCCGATATTGATGCCGGCCAACGTGAAGGAAAGACCAGCGAAGAACTCGCCGAAATCAGGCAGCTAAAGGCCGAAAACAAGCGCCTTCGCGAAGACGTGGCAGTGCTGCGTGCGGCAACAA ACTTTCTTCGTGGGGGAACTCGACCCCCGCAACCGCTGATCTTGGGATTCATTGATGAGGTGCGCTCTCAAGGACATGCAGTCGAGTCAATTCTTCGCGTTCTCCGTCAAGAGGGCGTCAAGATTGCTGCACGAACCTACCGATCCTGGAAACAAGGCACCATCAGCCAGCTCACCATCACAGACGCTCACGTGATCGATGCTGTCCGCTCTGCCGCCTGGCAAGAAGAACAGCTCCCCAACGGGACTGTGCGCAGGAGGATGACGCCTGAGGGTATGTATGGGCGGAAGAAGATGACCGCCCTGATCCGCAGGACCGCGATCGCTGACGCGTCCTGGGGCGCAATCGACCGAGCCATGCGATTCCTTGGCCTGTCAGGCGTGACACGTGCGAAAGCCATTCGTACAACGATTCCTGGTAAGGATGGCAACCGCGCCGGAGACCTGCTCGATCGGAACTTCACAGCTCCCCGCCCGGACCATACCTGGGTCATGGACTTCACCTACGTGCGCACCTGGGCCGGCTTCGTCTATGTCGCCTTCATCCTTGACGTTTTCTCGCAGCGGATCGTTGCCTGGCATGCCCAGACCACGATGCATGCCAATCTGGTGATGACTCCGTTGCGGATGGCTTTGTGGGAGCGAGAGCGCCAAGGCCACCCAATCAAACCACGACAGCTACGGGCTCACTCGGACGCGGGCAGTCAATACACCGCCGTGACCTACACCGAGCGCCTGGCCCTGGAAGGGATCAGTCCCTCGATCGGGACCGTCGGCGATGCATTTGATAATGCGCTCATGGAGACGATCAACGGGCTCTATAAAGCTGAATGCATCCGCACCACGATCTTCCACGAGGGGCCGTTCAAGACGATCACAGACGTTGAGTACGCAACCTCAGGGTGGGTCGATTGGTACAACAACCGTAGGCTCCACGGTAGCCTAGCGATGGTCAACCCAAATGAGTACGAGCAGACCTACTATGCAGCGCTCGACCGAGAGCTGCTCCCCGTATAA
- the murA gene encoding UDP-N-acetylglucosamine 1-carboxyvinyltransferase produces MASVLEVRGGKPLVGEIFVRGAKNLVPKAMVAALLSEDTSTLRNVPQIRDVEVVSELLQMHGVEVDFDQDAGELSITPGTLSLPDPLQVDALAGSSRIPILFCGPLLHRLGEAFVPDLGGCHIGDRPVNFHLKVLEDFGATRTSTPYGMHLTAPKGLKGRPVRLPYPSVGATEQTLLTAVMASGITELTNAAIEPEIMDLIAVLQKMGAIISVDTDRTIRIEGVDKLDSYRHTALPDRIEAGSWASAALATRGDIVVKGAEQKDMTTFLNYYRKIGGAFDVRDDGIRFWHPGGELQAAVLETDVHPGLMTDWQQPLVVALTQAKGLSIVHETVYENRFGFTDALLGMGANIQVYRECLGGLSCRFGRQNFYHSAIIQGPTKLEAADIVVPDLRGGFSHLIAALAAEGTSHVAGIDIINRGYEHFMQKLAKLGADVTLLP; encoded by the coding sequence ATGGCGTCAGTGCTTGAAGTGCGCGGCGGTAAGCCGTTGGTCGGCGAGATCTTTGTCCGCGGGGCGAAGAACCTCGTCCCGAAAGCGATGGTGGCGGCGCTTCTCTCGGAAGACACCTCCACGCTCCGCAACGTCCCCCAGATCCGGGACGTCGAAGTCGTGTCAGAGCTGCTGCAGATGCACGGGGTTGAGGTCGACTTCGACCAGGATGCTGGTGAACTGTCGATCACACCGGGGACGCTGTCGCTCCCCGACCCGCTCCAGGTCGACGCGCTCGCAGGATCTTCCCGTATTCCCATCCTCTTCTGCGGCCCCCTCCTGCACCGTCTCGGGGAAGCGTTCGTTCCGGACCTGGGCGGATGCCACATCGGCGACCGTCCCGTGAACTTCCACCTCAAGGTTCTCGAAGACTTCGGTGCGACGCGCACATCGACCCCGTACGGCATGCACCTGACCGCTCCGAAGGGCCTCAAGGGGCGCCCGGTGCGCCTGCCCTACCCGTCTGTCGGCGCAACCGAGCAGACCCTTCTCACGGCCGTCATGGCCTCGGGAATCACGGAGCTCACGAACGCCGCGATCGAGCCCGAGATCATGGATCTCATCGCCGTCCTGCAGAAGATGGGGGCGATCATCTCCGTCGATACGGACCGCACCATCCGCATCGAAGGCGTCGACAAGCTCGACTCCTACCGTCACACGGCGCTGCCGGACAGGATCGAAGCAGGCTCCTGGGCATCCGCCGCACTGGCAACCCGGGGCGATATCGTCGTCAAGGGCGCCGAACAGAAGGACATGACGACCTTCCTCAACTACTACCGGAAGATCGGCGGAGCCTTCGACGTCCGCGATGACGGGATCCGGTTCTGGCACCCGGGAGGGGAGCTCCAGGCCGCCGTTCTCGAGACCGACGTACATCCCGGCCTCATGACGGACTGGCAGCAGCCACTCGTCGTCGCCCTGACGCAGGCGAAAGGCCTGTCGATCGTCCACGAGACCGTCTACGAGAACCGTTTCGGATTCACCGACGCCCTGCTCGGCATGGGAGCGAACATCCAGGTCTATCGGGAATGCCTGGGAGGCCTGTCGTGCCGATTCGGCCGCCAGAACTTCTACCATTCGGCGATTATCCAAGGCCCCACGAAGCTTGAAGCTGCCGACATCGTCGTACCCGACCTGCGCGGCGGCTTCTCCCATCTCATTGCCGCTCTCGCGGCCGAGGGCACGAGTCACGTGGCCGGGATCGACATCATCAACCGCGGCTACGAGCATTTCATGCAGAAGCTCGCGAAGCTGGGTGCGGACGTCACGCTCCTGCCATGA